The following are encoded in a window of Streptomyces sp. SAT1 genomic DNA:
- a CDS encoding NADase-type glycan-binding domain-containing protein — translation MTTPQNCAECGTRAEPGQSFCDACGAVLSWTGPAASRVPAPAGPADASRGRAEDASDAAPAAPSGGSGSSGGSGGSGGSGHAPADTSVRDSAPSGPSAAPATPAPEGAVGTAPEPRPLPAQGAAPGPDRSEEDDTLPGLRIIPDPAAAPPPHDPYRQPAAPHAPQGAPFAGDPEATVPQPPAAQFPDGAPMPGAPAPGGPEDPAERARRLLIPVSDPQAPSAPEPAVAPVLPGRPAPQRPQAVRAPGEELGLDGGLPCPWCGTRNRPERHYCTRCAMPMAGDRQAPGRLPWWRRLTRAGDREAPWAGDRPRLRRAFDRVLAWVGAAIVVTLLIVAAVNIPSGVQATRDHFAKRAPVAPDTYRASRSYPGHKPDLAFDKINNTWWGPGVADSGKGQWVEAHFNEPTRLLNIIITPGQSIRADQLSKSALPHRVQALITTADGKTTTRDLVLDQGPGPQPRAFRFGKVIAVRFTIESAYQPSPDKQVSIAEIEFLGPSHSNGS, via the coding sequence ATGACGACCCCCCAGAACTGCGCCGAATGCGGCACCCGCGCGGAGCCGGGCCAGTCGTTCTGCGACGCCTGCGGGGCGGTCCTGAGCTGGACGGGTCCGGCGGCGTCCCGCGTGCCCGCGCCGGCCGGGCCGGCGGACGCGTCGCGGGGCCGCGCCGAGGACGCGTCCGACGCGGCACCGGCGGCGCCCTCCGGCGGCTCCGGAAGCTCTGGCGGCTCTGGCGGCTCTGGCGGCTCCGGTCACGCTCCGGCGGACACCTCCGTCCGCGACTCCGCTCCGTCCGGACCGTCCGCGGCCCCCGCCACCCCGGCCCCGGAGGGTGCCGTGGGCACCGCGCCGGAGCCGCGGCCGCTGCCCGCCCAGGGCGCCGCTCCCGGTCCCGACCGGTCCGAGGAGGACGACACGCTCCCGGGTCTGCGCATCATCCCGGACCCGGCGGCAGCGCCGCCCCCGCACGACCCGTACCGCCAGCCGGCCGCGCCCCACGCACCCCAGGGCGCCCCCTTCGCGGGCGACCCGGAGGCGACCGTCCCGCAGCCGCCGGCCGCGCAGTTCCCCGACGGTGCTCCCATGCCCGGCGCCCCCGCGCCCGGTGGCCCCGAGGACCCGGCGGAGCGGGCCCGCCGCCTGCTCATCCCGGTCTCCGACCCGCAGGCCCCATCCGCCCCGGAACCCGCCGTGGCGCCGGTGCTGCCCGGCCGCCCCGCCCCGCAGCGCCCGCAGGCCGTACGCGCCCCGGGCGAGGAACTCGGCCTGGACGGCGGTCTCCCCTGCCCCTGGTGCGGCACCCGGAACCGGCCCGAACGGCACTACTGCACGCGCTGCGCGATGCCCATGGCCGGTGACCGGCAGGCCCCGGGGCGGCTGCCCTGGTGGCGACGGCTGACGCGGGCCGGCGACCGCGAGGCGCCGTGGGCGGGCGACCGTCCCCGGCTGCGCCGCGCCTTCGACCGCGTACTGGCCTGGGTGGGCGCGGCGATCGTGGTGACCCTGCTGATCGTGGCGGCCGTGAACATCCCCAGCGGTGTCCAGGCGACCCGCGACCACTTCGCCAAGCGCGCCCCGGTCGCCCCCGACACCTACCGCGCCTCCCGCTCGTACCCGGGCCACAAGCCCGACCTGGCCTTCGACAAGATCAACAACACCTGGTGGGGTCCGGGCGTCGCCGACTCGGGCAAGGGCCAGTGGGTCGAGGCCCACTTCAACGAGCCGACGCGGCTGCTGAACATCATCATCACGCCGGGCCAGTCCATCCGCGCCGACCAGCTCTCCAAGTCCGCGCTCCCGCACCGCGTCCAGGCCCTGATCACCACGGCCGACGGCAAGACCACCACCCGCGACCTCGTCCTCGACCAGGGTCCGGGCCCCCAGCCCCGCGCCTTCCGCTTCGGCAAGGTCATCGCCGTCCGCTTCACCATCGAGTCCGCCTACCAGCCCAGCCCCGACAAGCAGGTCTCCATCGCCGAGATCGAATTCCTCGGCCCGTCCCACTCGAACGGAAGCTGA
- a CDS encoding phage tail protein, with protein sequence MRGSIDGLGSSAPIGMMLPAVFADDDLAQRFVGGLDEVIAPILSVLDCLDSYFRPSLAPQDFTQWLGGWVGAETDGTEPEPLLRAAVAAAAHLHRIRGTRRGLAQAVRLAFGVEPEITESGAADWSARPLGPVPGEVRPRLHVHVRLPDPTPADRHRLDSLVAAARPAHMPYTVQVSAAESAVPAEPAEPAEPAERIPER encoded by the coding sequence ATGCGCGGTTCCATCGACGGTCTGGGGTCGTCGGCGCCGATCGGCATGATGCTGCCCGCGGTGTTCGCCGACGACGATCTGGCGCAGCGGTTCGTCGGCGGTCTCGACGAGGTGATCGCGCCGATCCTGAGCGTCCTCGACTGCCTGGACTCCTACTTCCGGCCGTCGCTCGCCCCGCAGGACTTCACCCAGTGGCTGGGCGGCTGGGTGGGCGCGGAGACGGACGGCACCGAACCCGAGCCGCTGCTGCGGGCCGCGGTGGCCGCCGCCGCGCATCTGCACCGCATCCGCGGCACCCGGCGCGGTCTCGCCCAGGCGGTGCGGCTCGCCTTCGGCGTGGAACCGGAGATCACCGAGAGCGGGGCCGCCGACTGGAGCGCCCGCCCGCTGGGCCCGGTCCCCGGCGAGGTGCGCCCCCGGCTGCACGTGCACGTGCGGCTGCCCGACCCGACCCCCGCGGACCGGCACCGCCTGGACTCCCTGGTCGCCGCCGCCCGCCCCGCCCACATGCCGTACACGGTGCAGGTGTCCGCGGCCGAGTCCGCCGTACCCGCCGAACCCGCCGAACCCGCCGAACCCGCCGAAAGGATCCCCGAGAGATGA
- a CDS encoding putative baseplate assembly protein, whose amino-acid sequence MALPSPNLDDRRFQQFVDDAKRYIQQRAPEWTDHNVSDPGVTLVETVAHMADQIVYRLNRVPEKNHLAFLDLVGITLFPPSAARTDVTFWLSAPQEEPVAVPVGTEVATVRTESEEAVVFATERELSVVPCSLRHILVQHRGEAAVDRTHDLAAEDKDLLCFAESPNPGDCMLLGLSAAVPHNALALDLDSRVDGVGVDPRQPPLVWEAWTADGWQLCEVDRDGTGGLNRPGEVVLHIPGGHVLSRNAGQEAGWLRCRVTEPQPGQPFYTTSPTVRAAEAFTIGGTTATVHAETVYDEALGESTGLPGQRLRLAHAPVVGDDPPVLLQTAEHDGWTDWRVVPNFAASGPGDRHITLDAATGEISFGPAVREPDGSLRQYGTVAPKGSPIRARRYRTGGGRAGNVARGAVQILRTSIPYVSEVVNREAARGGVDGETVEEAKVRAPITLRAQERAVTLRDYEELARRAAPETARITCLEGEEGEHGAYAVRVLVVPQAVPDPGGRLRFEQLVPGDALLDRITRHLDERRLIGTRLAVGPPYYQGVTVVATVHAFRGVDTDRVRRETHDALYRHLDPLTGGANGTGWPFGRPVQSGEVFAVLQRVPGVELVDQVVLHAADPLTGKRGEATDRIDLSAPSLVFSFDHRVRVIGDGA is encoded by the coding sequence ATGGCCCTGCCCTCCCCCAACCTCGACGACCGCCGCTTCCAGCAGTTCGTCGACGACGCCAAGCGCTACATCCAGCAGCGCGCCCCGGAGTGGACCGACCACAACGTCTCCGACCCGGGCGTCACCCTGGTCGAGACGGTCGCCCACATGGCCGACCAGATCGTCTACCGGCTCAACCGGGTGCCGGAGAAGAACCACCTCGCCTTCCTCGACCTGGTCGGGATCACGCTGTTCCCTCCGTCGGCGGCCCGTACGGACGTCACGTTCTGGCTGTCCGCGCCGCAGGAGGAGCCGGTGGCGGTGCCGGTCGGCACCGAGGTGGCGACCGTGCGCACCGAGAGCGAGGAGGCGGTGGTCTTCGCCACCGAGCGCGAACTGTCCGTGGTGCCCTGCTCGTTGCGGCACATCCTGGTGCAGCACCGGGGCGAGGCGGCGGTCGACCGCACCCATGACCTCGCCGCCGAGGACAAGGACCTGCTCTGCTTCGCGGAGTCCCCGAACCCGGGCGACTGCATGCTGCTCGGCCTGTCGGCCGCGGTGCCGCACAACGCGCTCGCCCTGGACCTGGACAGCCGGGTCGACGGTGTCGGCGTGGACCCGCGGCAGCCGCCGCTGGTGTGGGAGGCGTGGACGGCGGACGGCTGGCAGCTGTGCGAGGTGGACCGGGACGGCACCGGTGGCCTGAACCGGCCCGGCGAGGTGGTGCTGCACATCCCCGGCGGGCACGTGCTGTCCCGCAACGCCGGCCAGGAGGCGGGCTGGCTGCGCTGCCGGGTCACCGAGCCGCAGCCCGGACAGCCCTTCTACACCACCTCCCCCACGGTGCGCGCCGCCGAGGCGTTCACCATCGGCGGGACCACCGCCACCGTGCACGCCGAGACGGTCTACGACGAGGCGCTCGGCGAGTCCACCGGGCTGCCCGGACAGCGGCTGCGGCTCGCGCACGCGCCGGTCGTCGGGGACGACCCGCCGGTGCTGCTCCAGACCGCCGAGCACGACGGCTGGACGGACTGGCGGGTGGTGCCGAACTTCGCGGCCTCCGGCCCCGGCGACCGGCACATCACCCTGGACGCTGCGACCGGCGAGATCTCCTTCGGCCCGGCGGTGCGCGAACCGGACGGCTCGCTGCGCCAGTACGGGACGGTCGCGCCCAAGGGCTCCCCGATCCGCGCCCGCCGCTACCGCACCGGCGGCGGCCGGGCGGGCAACGTGGCGCGCGGCGCCGTGCAGATCCTGCGCACCTCCATCCCGTACGTCTCCGAGGTCGTCAACCGCGAGGCCGCGCGCGGCGGTGTCGACGGGGAGACCGTGGAGGAGGCGAAGGTCAGGGCGCCGATCACGCTGCGCGCCCAGGAGCGCGCGGTGACGCTGCGGGACTACGAGGAGCTGGCCCGCCGCGCCGCCCCGGAGACGGCGCGGATCACCTGCCTGGAGGGCGAGGAGGGCGAGCACGGGGCGTACGCGGTACGGGTGCTGGTGGTGCCGCAGGCGGTGCCCGACCCGGGCGGCCGGCTGCGCTTCGAGCAGCTCGTGCCCGGCGACGCGCTGCTGGACCGGATCACCCGGCACCTGGACGAACGGCGCCTGATCGGGACCCGGCTGGCGGTCGGTCCGCCGTACTACCAGGGGGTGACCGTGGTGGCCACGGTGCACGCGTTCCGCGGGGTGGACACCGACCGGGTGCGGCGCGAGACGCACGACGCCCTGTACCGGCACCTGGATCCGCTGACCGGCGGGGCGAACGGCACGGGCTGGCCGTTCGGGCGTCCCGTGCAGTCCGGCGAGGTGTTCGCCGTGCTCCAGCGGGTGCCGGGCGTGGAACTGGTCGACCAGGTGGTCCTGCACGCGGCCGACCCGCTGACCGGCAAGCGCGGCGAGGCCACCGACCGCATCGACCTGTCCGCGCCGTCCCTCGTCTTCTCCTTCGACCACCGGGTGCGTGTGATCGGGGACGGTGCCTGA
- a CDS encoding GPW/gp25 family protein, translating into MAEQFVGSGWSFPLRIGPTGGIALVSGEREIEEAIRLVLSTSPGERPMRPDFGCAIHDLVFAPVNEQTAGRIQHEVYISLDRWEPRIEVTDVEVTAGGDQGVLYIDVRYAIRGTNNPRSLVFPFYVIPSHDEPGDTAPAPESDR; encoded by the coding sequence ATGGCGGAGCAGTTCGTCGGGTCCGGCTGGTCGTTCCCGTTGCGCATCGGGCCCACCGGCGGGATCGCGCTGGTCAGCGGGGAACGAGAGATCGAGGAGGCGATCCGCCTGGTGCTGTCCACGTCACCGGGCGAGCGGCCGATGCGCCCCGACTTCGGCTGCGCCATCCACGACCTGGTGTTCGCCCCGGTCAACGAGCAGACCGCGGGCCGCATCCAGCACGAGGTGTACATCAGCCTGGACCGCTGGGAGCCGCGGATCGAGGTCACCGACGTCGAGGTGACCGCGGGCGGCGACCAGGGCGTCCTCTACATCGACGTGCGCTACGCGATCCGCGGCACCAACAACCCGCGCAGCCTCGTCTTCCCGTTCTACGTCATTCCGTCCCACGACGAGCCGGGGGACACCGCCCCGGCTCCGGAAAGCGATCGCTGA
- a CDS encoding VgrG-related protein gives MVRPALSSVVDVKIGGAKLPIEFSRALVDCSVDQGVGVPAAFRLTFRDPYRKLLGKLGITFGTKVVLAPVSDGKGAGDPLLTGEVTGLEADYDGTGTFTVIRGYDLGHRLLRQRRVAAYRNQSASDIARKLAAQDGVPVGRIESTRTVYEFISQSNVTDWDFLARLADENEMVMSVDADGKFQFAKPKPSSGAPSPHTEGDKSPFVLQAGHDILRLRAAVTAADQVGKVESRGWDVTTKKKLTSTAPAVDNPAVSIGTTPGAAAGKFKTAKLVETGTPYDKQNEVKFAADALADDVTGAFAELEVVARGNPKLRPGVPVALSDVGVPFEGKYTVTSVRHVFGDGKHYEVWVTVSGRQWRSLYGLASGGTETAPRLPSVANALVTDVNDPLKQGRVRLQFPWLDDSYVSDWTRTVQMGGLGGGGVFPMDVNDEVLVAFDRGALDHPFVIGGLYNGRDKPTAVGDVPLHDTVRKKASRHTVSDRDGNRMDLLSQKTSGRKQGVRLVTGDKQLTVNLDRTNTEIVVDSKGSVSIKGSRSVSVEAGTDLRLSARRNLSIHSGGTLDIRGGAVVGIKAAGVLSVDAGAALNMKAAAAVNLSALASVQINAVANVGIRAVTVPIMGVLTSNGMPVMVIPA, from the coding sequence ATGGTGCGTCCCGCGCTCTCCAGTGTCGTCGACGTCAAGATCGGCGGCGCCAAACTGCCCATCGAGTTCTCCCGTGCCCTGGTGGACTGCTCGGTCGACCAGGGCGTCGGGGTGCCGGCCGCGTTCCGGCTGACCTTCCGCGACCCGTACCGCAAGCTGCTCGGCAAGCTGGGCATCACCTTCGGCACCAAGGTGGTGCTGGCGCCGGTCTCCGACGGCAAGGGCGCCGGGGATCCGCTGCTGACCGGCGAGGTCACCGGTCTGGAGGCCGACTACGACGGCACCGGCACCTTCACCGTGATCCGCGGCTACGACCTCGGGCACCGTCTGCTGCGCCAGCGCCGGGTGGCCGCGTACCGCAACCAGAGCGCCTCCGACATCGCCCGCAAGCTGGCCGCCCAGGACGGCGTGCCCGTCGGACGGATCGAGTCGACGCGGACGGTGTACGAGTTCATCAGCCAGTCCAACGTCACCGACTGGGACTTCCTCGCCCGGCTGGCCGACGAGAACGAGATGGTGATGTCGGTCGACGCGGACGGGAAGTTCCAGTTCGCCAAGCCGAAGCCGTCCTCCGGGGCGCCCTCGCCGCACACGGAGGGCGACAAGAGCCCGTTCGTGCTCCAGGCGGGCCACGACATCCTGCGGCTGCGGGCCGCGGTGACCGCCGCCGACCAGGTCGGCAAGGTCGAGTCGCGCGGCTGGGACGTGACGACGAAGAAGAAGCTCACCTCGACCGCGCCCGCGGTCGACAACCCGGCCGTCAGCATCGGCACCACCCCGGGCGCGGCCGCCGGGAAGTTCAAGACGGCCAAGCTGGTCGAGACGGGCACGCCCTACGACAAGCAGAACGAGGTGAAGTTCGCGGCCGACGCGCTGGCCGACGACGTGACCGGGGCGTTCGCCGAGCTGGAGGTCGTCGCGCGCGGAAATCCCAAGCTGCGGCCGGGAGTTCCGGTGGCGCTCTCCGACGTCGGGGTGCCCTTCGAGGGCAAGTACACGGTGACGTCGGTGCGGCACGTGTTCGGCGACGGCAAGCACTACGAGGTGTGGGTGACGGTCAGCGGCCGGCAGTGGCGTTCGCTGTACGGGCTCGCCTCGGGCGGCACGGAGACCGCGCCCCGGCTGCCCAGCGTGGCCAACGCGCTGGTCACCGACGTCAACGACCCGCTGAAGCAGGGCCGGGTGCGGTTGCAGTTCCCGTGGCTGGACGACAGTTACGTCAGCGACTGGACGCGTACGGTGCAGATGGGCGGCCTCGGCGGGGGCGGGGTGTTTCCGATGGACGTCAACGACGAGGTGCTGGTCGCCTTCGACCGGGGCGCGCTGGACCATCCGTTCGTCATCGGCGGGCTCTACAACGGGCGGGACAAGCCGACGGCGGTCGGTGACGTGCCGCTGCACGACACCGTGCGCAAGAAGGCCAGCCGGCACACCGTCTCCGACCGGGACGGCAACCGCATGGACCTGCTCAGCCAGAAGACGAGCGGGCGCAAGCAGGGCGTGCGGCTGGTGACCGGCGACAAGCAGCTCACCGTGAACCTGGACCGGACGAACACCGAGATCGTGGTGGACAGCAAGGGCTCGGTCAGCATCAAGGGCAGCCGCTCGGTGAGCGTGGAGGCGGGCACCGATCTGAGGCTGAGTGCCCGGCGCAACCTGTCCATCCACAGCGGCGGCACCCTCGACATCCGCGGCGGCGCCGTGGTCGGCATCAAGGCGGCGGGCGTGCTGTCGGTGGACGCGGGCGCCGCCCTGAACATGAAGGCCGCGGCCGCCGTGAACCTGAGCGCGCTCGCCAGCGTGCAGATCAACGCCGTGGCCAACGTGGGCATCCGGGCCGTCACCGTGCCCATCATGGGCGTCCTGACGTCCAACGGCATGCCGGTGATGGTGATCCCGGCGTGA
- a CDS encoding CIS tube protein — protein sequence MAKGKSGAGKSLVRATLAIHEPPVGDSTSPGGIIKTFDFDFNPAQLSLTRRAEWKATPAQIERDGPLPEFMGALPREMNVEIFLDSSDEPTSNTVLKKVESLLDCCEVTSASRAAKKPSPPWVVFGWGSFSTARFAAYVSSVEANYTLFGTTGVPIRATCRLHLHEIPNATMGQNPTSGALTAQRVHRVVAGDSLQSLAWREYGNASAWRAIAEANGIDDPGTLPNGVELVLPAAEEVRS from the coding sequence ATGGCCAAAGGCAAGAGCGGCGCGGGCAAGAGCCTGGTGCGGGCCACGCTCGCGATCCACGAGCCCCCCGTGGGTGACAGCACGTCACCCGGTGGCATCATCAAGACGTTCGACTTCGACTTCAACCCCGCGCAGCTGTCGCTGACCCGGCGCGCCGAGTGGAAGGCCACCCCCGCGCAGATCGAACGGGACGGCCCGCTCCCGGAGTTCATGGGCGCGCTGCCGCGGGAGATGAATGTGGAGATCTTCCTGGACTCGTCCGACGAGCCGACGAGCAACACGGTGCTGAAGAAGGTGGAGTCGCTGCTCGACTGCTGCGAGGTGACCAGCGCCAGCCGGGCCGCGAAGAAGCCGTCGCCGCCGTGGGTGGTGTTCGGCTGGGGGTCGTTCTCGACGGCCCGGTTCGCGGCGTACGTCAGCTCGGTGGAGGCCAACTACACGCTGTTCGGGACGACCGGTGTGCCCATCCGGGCCACCTGCCGGCTGCATCTGCACGAGATCCCGAACGCGACGATGGGGCAGAACCCGACCTCCGGCGCGCTCACCGCGCAGCGCGTGCACCGGGTCGTGGCGGGCGACTCGCTCCAGTCGCTGGCCTGGCGCGAGTACGGCAACGCGTCCGCCTGGCGGGCCATCGCCGAGGCCAACGGCATCGACGACCCGGGCACGCTGCCCAACGGCGTGGAACTCGTGCTGCCCGCCGCCGAGGAGGTGCGTTCCTGA
- a CDS encoding phage tail protein, translating to MSRQDPGSTIWFTLSIDGESLGYFNGCEGLSSQVEVEHRQEGGNNGFVWQLPTRVTFSTIRLTRPLTPDTTKVAKWISSVQTGIKRPTAHIAALRADGSVVARWGLLEVLPVSWTGPTLDPASPSVATEVLEIAHHGFTD from the coding sequence ATGTCCCGCCAGGACCCGGGCTCCACCATCTGGTTCACCCTCAGCATCGACGGCGAGAGCCTCGGCTACTTCAACGGCTGCGAGGGGCTGTCGTCCCAGGTGGAGGTCGAGCACCGCCAGGAGGGCGGCAACAACGGCTTCGTCTGGCAGCTGCCGACCCGTGTCACGTTCTCCACGATCCGGCTGACCCGTCCGCTCACCCCCGACACCACCAAGGTCGCCAAGTGGATCTCGTCCGTGCAGACGGGCATCAAGCGGCCCACCGCGCACATCGCGGCGCTGCGCGCGGACGGTTCGGTGGTGGCGCGCTGGGGACTGCTGGAGGTGCTGCCGGTGAGCTGGACCGGTCCGACGCTCGACCCGGCGAGCCCGTCCGTGGCGACGGAGGTCCTGGAGATCGCCCACCACGGATTCACGGACTGA
- a CDS encoding extensin, which translates to MPTAASAPTSPTTSDPALPPLPVVQRFWKKPSKPSKPSTMSAPGNSVTSAHSAPAAAAAVANTLPHRPPPHRADGPPPPYAPPATSTTAASAPEPVSQPAPPEYSGVPAGAFDPRELTDFQLDELVHRIIGRITRLIRTELRMDRERIGRLRDPRH; encoded by the coding sequence ATGCCCACCGCCGCGTCCGCCCCCACCTCCCCCACCACGTCCGACCCCGCCCTCCCCCCGCTCCCCGTCGTCCAGCGCTTCTGGAAGAAACCCTCGAAGCCGTCGAAGCCGTCGACAATGTCGGCCCCCGGCAACTCGGTCACGAGCGCCCATTCCGCCCCGGCGGCTGCCGCCGCCGTCGCGAACACGCTGCCGCACAGGCCGCCGCCGCACCGCGCCGACGGCCCGCCGCCCCCGTACGCGCCCCCCGCCACCAGCACGACCGCCGCCTCAGCGCCGGAACCGGTGTCGCAGCCGGCGCCCCCGGAGTACAGCGGGGTCCCGGCGGGCGCGTTCGACCCGAGGGAGCTGACCGACTTCCAGCTGGACGAGCTGGTGCACCGGATCATCGGCCGGATCACCCGGCTGATCCGCACCGAACTCCGCATGGACCGCGAACGGATCGGCAGACTCCGCGACCCCCGCCACTGA
- a CDS encoding DUF6760 family protein — protein MTYATDRLQEEIAYVAYHFHWSLEEILDLEHHDRRRYTEAIASLVTRAGAEG, from the coding sequence GTGACGTACGCGACCGACCGGCTTCAGGAGGAGATCGCGTACGTGGCCTACCACTTCCACTGGAGCCTGGAGGAGATCCTGGATCTGGAACACCACGACCGCCGCCGGTACACGGAGGCCATCGCGTCCCTGGTGACGCGGGCCGGAGCGGAGGGCTGA
- a CDS encoding phage tail protein, giving the protein MSLQPGDALTSHNFGLQIDGVMVEYLAEVSGLSIEQDVITYQQNTPNGQNVVKNLPGVKKNGTCTVVRGMTQSASFTQWINESINGQMTTARKNASIIMMDFQNNPVKRYHLRNAWCNKIDASTVKAGEAAALTETVTIAFEELVIE; this is encoded by the coding sequence ATGAGTCTCCAGCCGGGTGACGCCCTCACCTCACATAATTTCGGCCTCCAGATCGACGGTGTCATGGTCGAGTACCTGGCCGAGGTCAGCGGCCTGAGCATCGAGCAGGACGTCATCACCTACCAGCAGAACACCCCCAACGGCCAGAACGTGGTCAAGAACCTGCCGGGTGTGAAGAAGAACGGCACCTGCACGGTCGTCCGCGGTATGACCCAGTCGGCCTCGTTCACCCAGTGGATCAACGAGTCCATCAACGGCCAGATGACCACGGCACGCAAGAACGCCTCGATCATCATGATGGACTTCCAGAACAACCCGGTGAAGCGCTACCACCTGCGCAACGCCTGGTGCAACAAGATCGACGCGAGCACGGTCAAGGCGGGCGAGGCCGCCGCGCTGACCGAGACCGTGACGATCGCGTTCGAAGAACTGGTCATCGAATAA
- a CDS encoding phage tail sheath family protein, translating into MPSYLSPGVYVEEVASGSRPIEGVGTSVAAFVGLAPAGPLNEPTLVTNWSQYVASFGEFTDGYYLAHSVYGFFQNGGTAAYVVRVGGSAEDASGGAVSRNGAVPAAVSGSAAPAALTAGEPRQLGTFTVTAIASGGKGGLSVEVADPEGEGPAERFRLVVKDGDKAVETFDVTAKKGGRNYVVTQVKERSKLITVAEAAPAAQLVRPENQTVALPAPPAAPAPVVPEAQEAVAPHPGPAQYLGDSADRTGFGGLEAVDEISMVAVPDLMAAYQRGAIDLEAVKAVQLGLIAHCELMGDRVAVIDPPPGLNARQIRVWRQETAGYDSKYAALYYPWIKTFDPASGQTRLIPPSGHVSGVWARNDSERGVHKAPANEVVRGAVDLETQITRGEQDLLNPIGVNCIRAFPGRGIRVWGARTLSSDPAWRYLNIRRYFNYLEESILIGTQWVVFEPNDHALWARIRRNISAFLVNEWRNGALFGQRPEEAYYVKCDEETNPPESVDVGRVICEIGIAPVKPAEFVIFRLAQFSSGSGELEE; encoded by the coding sequence ATGCCGTCCTACCTGTCGCCCGGCGTCTACGTCGAGGAGGTGGCCAGCGGTTCCCGTCCGATCGAAGGGGTGGGCACCTCGGTGGCGGCCTTCGTGGGCCTCGCGCCGGCCGGGCCGCTGAACGAGCCGACCCTGGTGACCAACTGGAGTCAGTACGTCGCGTCCTTCGGCGAGTTCACCGACGGGTACTACCTCGCCCACTCGGTCTACGGGTTCTTCCAGAACGGCGGCACCGCCGCCTATGTCGTGCGGGTCGGCGGTTCCGCCGAGGACGCCTCCGGCGGTGCCGTGAGCCGCAACGGCGCGGTGCCCGCCGCGGTGAGCGGTTCCGCCGCTCCGGCCGCGCTGACCGCCGGTGAGCCGCGCCAGCTCGGCACGTTCACCGTGACCGCCATCGCCTCCGGCGGCAAGGGCGGACTGAGCGTCGAGGTCGCCGACCCCGAGGGCGAGGGCCCCGCCGAGCGCTTCCGGCTCGTCGTCAAGGACGGCGACAAGGCCGTGGAGACCTTCGACGTGACCGCCAAGAAGGGCGGCCGCAACTACGTGGTCACCCAGGTGAAGGAGCGCTCCAAGCTCATCACCGTGGCCGAGGCCGCGCCGGCCGCGCAGCTGGTCCGCCCGGAGAACCAGACGGTGGCCCTCCCGGCTCCGCCGGCCGCTCCGGCCCCGGTCGTGCCCGAGGCCCAGGAGGCCGTCGCGCCCCACCCGGGCCCGGCCCAGTACCTCGGCGACTCGGCCGACCGCACCGGCTTCGGCGGCCTGGAGGCCGTCGACGAGATCTCCATGGTCGCGGTGCCCGACCTGATGGCCGCCTACCAGCGCGGCGCGATCGACCTGGAGGCCGTCAAGGCGGTCCAGCTCGGTCTGATCGCGCACTGCGAGCTGATGGGCGACCGCGTCGCCGTCATCGACCCGCCGCCCGGCCTGAACGCCCGTCAGATCCGGGTGTGGCGCCAGGAGACGGCCGGTTACGACTCCAAGTACGCGGCCCTGTACTACCCGTGGATCAAGACGTTCGACCCGGCCAGCGGCCAGACCCGGCTGATCCCGCCGAGCGGCCACGTCTCCGGTGTCTGGGCGCGCAACGACTCCGAGCGCGGCGTGCACAAGGCGCCCGCCAACGAGGTCGTGCGCGGTGCGGTGGACCTGGAGACCCAGATCACCCGCGGTGAGCAGGACCTGCTCAACCCGATCGGCGTCAACTGCATCCGCGCGTTCCCCGGCCGGGGCATCCGCGTCTGGGGCGCCCGCACCCTCTCCTCCGACCCGGCGTGGCGCTACCTCAACATCCGCAGGTACTTCAACTACCTGGAGGAGTCCATCCTCATCGGCACCCAGTGGGTGGTGTTCGAACCGAACGACCACGCGCTGTGGGCCCGGATCCGGCGGAACATCTCGGCGTTCCTGGTCAACGAGTGGCGCAACGGTGCCCTGTTCGGCCAGCGCCCCGAGGAGGCCTACTACGTCAAGTGTGACGAGGAGACCAACCCTCCGGAGTCGGTGGACGTCGGCCGTGTCATCTGCGAGATCGGCATCGCGCCGGTCAAGCCCGCCGAGTTCGTGATCTTCCGGCTGGCGCAGTTCTCCAGCGGCAGCGGGGAGCTGGAGGAGTAG